One stretch of Alcaligenes faecalis DNA includes these proteins:
- a CDS encoding DMT family transporter, producing MQASQSPSAQRSSFLIGLALSGGGSILFSAKAVVAKLTYQYDVNALTVIGFRMLLSLPFFLAIALWQVRKVRQGKLAALTGRQKLELVVLGFLGYYLASLLDFIGLEYISAGLERLILFLSPTFVLILSAVFLKRRILPKQWLALALAYLGVGLVFVQDLSLTGDDVLLGAFCVLGSAISYAVYLIGSGELLKAIGSTRLVAYAMSFSAVYTLIHFFAVLGWQGLVQPAPVYGLSMIHAVCNTVLPTFMTMWAVERVGAPMSAQMGLIGPVSVLFLANWFLHEPITLMQLLGTAFVLSGAMVLSRR from the coding sequence ATGCAAGCTAGTCAAAGCCCCAGTGCGCAGCGCAGTTCCTTTTTAATTGGACTGGCCTTGTCGGGGGGCGGCTCCATTCTTTTCTCCGCCAAAGCGGTGGTTGCCAAGCTGACCTACCAATACGATGTCAATGCCTTGACCGTTATTGGCTTCCGAATGCTCTTGTCCCTGCCTTTCTTTCTGGCCATTGCTCTATGGCAGGTCAGGAAAGTACGCCAGGGCAAGCTGGCTGCACTGACAGGACGTCAGAAGCTGGAGCTGGTGGTGCTGGGCTTTCTGGGCTATTACCTGGCCAGCTTGCTGGACTTTATCGGGCTTGAATATATTTCGGCCGGGCTGGAACGGCTGATTCTGTTCCTGTCGCCTACCTTTGTGCTGATACTTTCCGCTGTCTTCCTGAAACGACGGATTCTGCCCAAGCAATGGCTGGCCTTGGCGCTGGCCTATCTTGGGGTAGGGCTGGTCTTTGTGCAGGACTTGAGCCTGACCGGCGATGATGTGCTGCTGGGCGCGTTCTGTGTGCTGGGTTCAGCCATTTCCTATGCTGTTTACTTGATTGGCTCGGGCGAGCTGCTCAAGGCAATTGGCTCTACACGGCTGGTGGCTTATGCCATGTCGTTCTCGGCGGTCTACACCCTGATTCACTTTTTCGCCGTGCTGGGTTGGCAGGGGCTGGTGCAGCCTGCGCCGGTCTATGGCTTGTCCATGATTCACGCCGTCTGTAATACGGTTTTGCCGACCTTTATGACCATGTGGGCGGTGGAGCGTGTGGGTGCGCCCATGAGTGCGCAAATGGGCTTGATTGGTCCGGTCTCGGTCCTGTTTCTGGCGAACTGGTTTCTGCATGAACCGATTACGCTCATGCAATTGCTGGGTACAGCCTTTGTACTTAGCGGCGCGATGGTCTTGAGCCGCCGCTAA
- a CDS encoding LysR family transcriptional regulator, whose product MNAISIRQLEVFVGIATLGTVRACAAEIHLSQPAASMALAELEKQLDCPLFERTPGRMQLTSRGKQLLPHAREILERLREMQSQQEESELRGEIRIGASNTVGNYLIGDLVGQFVRQHPRVSLHVSVDNTANIINQLLEHGCDIACVEGPVNHPQLETWIWREDALVVCAAPDHPLATKATLEKQDFAGMSWIMRERGSASRALTEQALNVLPGGHVLMELGQVEAIKQAVIAGLGLACLPQAATLDAVANQRLRILDTPFLDLKRRLSLVLHKERYRSQVLSAFAEHLHNPESGSSASEN is encoded by the coding sequence ATGAATGCGATCAGCATCAGACAACTGGAAGTGTTTGTCGGCATTGCCACTTTGGGCACCGTGCGCGCTTGCGCAGCCGAGATTCACTTGTCCCAACCCGCCGCCAGCATGGCCTTGGCCGAACTGGAAAAGCAGCTGGATTGCCCCCTGTTTGAACGCACGCCAGGGCGCATGCAGCTGACCAGCCGTGGCAAGCAATTGCTGCCGCACGCCCGCGAAATTCTGGAGCGCCTGCGGGAGATGCAAAGCCAGCAGGAAGAAAGCGAACTGCGCGGCGAGATCCGCATCGGGGCCAGCAATACCGTGGGCAACTATCTGATCGGGGATCTGGTGGGGCAGTTTGTACGCCAGCACCCACGCGTGTCCCTGCATGTGTCGGTAGACAACACAGCCAACATCATCAATCAGTTGCTGGAACACGGCTGCGACATTGCCTGCGTGGAAGGCCCGGTCAACCATCCGCAACTGGAAACCTGGATCTGGCGTGAAGATGCGCTGGTCGTCTGCGCCGCCCCCGATCACCCGCTGGCTACCAAGGCCACCCTGGAAAAACAGGACTTTGCGGGCATGAGCTGGATCATGCGCGAGCGTGGCTCGGCCTCCCGAGCGCTGACCGAACAAGCCTTGAATGTGCTGCCCGGTGGGCACGTGCTGATGGAGCTGGGTCAGGTGGAAGCCATCAAGCAGGCCGTCATCGCCGGGCTGGGCCTGGCCTGCCTGCCACAAGCGGCCACCCTGGATGCTGTTGCCAATCAGCGACTACGCATCCTGGATACTCCCTTTCTGGATTTGAAGCGTCGCCTGTCTCTGGTCCTGCACAAGGAACGCTACCGCAGCCAGGTGTTAAGCGCCTTTGCGGAACATTTGCACAACCCGGAGTCCGGTTCATCCGCATCTGAAAATTGA
- a CDS encoding DUF3734 domain-containing protein, giving the protein MNTVPTPQAQDVPAFARPSYLPPYETVALVLQGGGALGAYQAGVYEGLLEAGIEPDCLSGISIGALNTAIIAGNPPERQVERLREFWNTICEPYYGWSGPACLERALFGINDVMREAISAFNASNALVLGQRGFFRPRFPPPMQATPGVPEGASYYDTSALKDTLERLCDFDRINDKRQRISVGAVNVGTGNFVYFDNHRTTLRAEHFMASGALPPAFAPVEIDGQYYWDGGLVSNTPLSYVLDQSPRRDTLVFQVDLWSARGPVPNNMGEVSDRLNEIRYSSRTRMVTEDMRHSQYMRHILSELLALIPEDQRKDLLPCRLAEELASNKRYNVVHLIYRNQPYEQHYKDYQFGRMTMREHWRSGLDDIRQTLIHRDKLNMPENLAGFTTYDVHRDEIEKRLANNGK; this is encoded by the coding sequence ATGAACACTGTTCCTACGCCACAAGCGCAAGATGTCCCCGCTTTTGCCCGCCCCTCTTATTTGCCACCCTACGAAACCGTAGCCCTGGTATTGCAAGGTGGCGGCGCTTTGGGAGCCTATCAAGCCGGTGTGTATGAAGGTTTGCTGGAAGCAGGAATCGAACCTGATTGTTTGTCCGGGATCTCGATCGGGGCCTTGAACACCGCGATTATTGCGGGCAATCCCCCCGAGCGGCAGGTAGAGCGCCTGCGGGAATTCTGGAACACCATTTGCGAGCCCTACTACGGCTGGTCCGGCCCGGCCTGCCTGGAGCGTGCACTCTTTGGTATCAACGATGTGATGCGTGAGGCCATCAGCGCCTTCAATGCCAGCAATGCGCTGGTCCTGGGACAGCGCGGCTTTTTCCGCCCCCGCTTCCCCCCTCCGATGCAAGCCACACCGGGCGTGCCTGAAGGGGCCAGCTATTACGACACCAGCGCCCTGAAAGACACGCTGGAGCGCCTATGTGACTTTGATCGCATCAACGACAAGCGTCAGCGCATCTCGGTAGGCGCGGTCAACGTAGGCACGGGCAACTTTGTTTACTTTGACAACCATCGCACCACCTTGCGCGCCGAGCACTTCATGGCATCAGGCGCCCTGCCCCCGGCTTTTGCGCCTGTGGAAATTGATGGTCAGTATTACTGGGACGGTGGTCTGGTTTCCAATACGCCACTGTCTTATGTGCTGGACCAGTCCCCCCGCCGGGACACCCTGGTCTTTCAAGTGGATTTGTGGAGTGCGCGTGGCCCGGTGCCCAACAATATGGGTGAAGTCAGCGACCGCCTGAACGAGATCCGCTACTCCAGCCGTACCCGTATGGTGACCGAGGACATGCGTCATTCGCAGTACATGCGCCATATCCTGTCGGAGCTGCTTGCCCTGATCCCCGAAGATCAACGCAAAGACCTGCTGCCTTGCCGTCTGGCCGAAGAACTGGCCAGCAACAAGCGCTACAACGTGGTGCACCTGATTTACCGCAACCAGCCCTACGAGCAGCACTACAAGGACTATCAGTTTGGCCGCATGACCATGCGCGAGCACTGGCGCAGTGGTCTGGATGATATTCGCCAGACACTGATCCATCGGGACAAGCTGAACATGCCGGAGAACCTGGCCGGCTTCACCACCTACGACGTGCACCGCGACGAAATCGAAAAACGGCTGGCCAACAACGGCAAGTAA